A region from the Cydia amplana chromosome 7, ilCydAmpl1.1, whole genome shotgun sequence genome encodes:
- the LOC134649895 gene encoding histone H1-like: MAPRESIKTTPKMQRTVSKTKPKASPISTIKKTMATRKLVDATQIKVNNTTVKTRASMAPPCTPKPKESKPVPAPSSVTKSAKKVRKPKAAHSGVPVPSKMLKLMKLQAAGGL, from the exons ATGGCTCCTCGAGAAAGCATAAAAACCACACCTAAGATGCAGCGCACCGTATCAAAGACCAAACCGAAGGCGTCACCAATTTCGACAATCAAAAAGACCATGGCCACAAGGAAACTTGTAGATGCAACTCAAAttaaag taaataatacaaCAGTGAAGACCCGAGCCAGTATGGCGCCGCCTTGTACGCCAAAGCCTAAAGAGTCGAAGCCGGTTCCTGCCCCCAGCAGTGTCaccaaaagtgccaaaaaggtCCGGAAGCCAAAGGCCGCCCACTCTGGAGTCCCTGTGCCCAGCAAAATGCTCAAACTAATGAAATTACAAGCTGCAGGAggtttataa